From Endozoicomonas sp. 8E, the proteins below share one genomic window:
- a CDS encoding ABC transporter permease: protein MHSTAATVVEKPSPLSGMTNSLQRIFSILMKEFRQLSRDHATFAMIVIIPLVELLLFGFAINTDVREIPVSIVDSSQTYFSRALVDALKATQVIRVVRQDRLPQEAEEALRNGKVRATLMIPSDFNQRLDDGRIPAQWLVDGSDPMISSAIIKLREMPFSAVAGIQPGPSREFFRVALYYNPEQRSVVNTVPGLVGVILTMTMIMFTSAALVRERERGNLELLIATPVHPIELMIGKIIPYIFAGFIQTGIIMLLGNLIFNVPFVGSIFQMLLATLLFISASLTLGLIISTCAETQLQASQMTIFILLPSILLSGFMFPFEGMPIAAQWFSELLPATHYMRLMRGIILRGAELEGMTTDVAYLVVFTIVGLVVAAKRFKKSLD, encoded by the coding sequence TTGCACTCGACAGCGGCGACAGTAGTGGAAAAACCTTCACCCCTGTCAGGCATGACCAACAGCCTGCAAAGAATCTTCTCAATCCTGATGAAGGAATTTCGACAACTGTCACGTGATCATGCCACCTTTGCCATGATCGTCATTATTCCTCTGGTTGAATTGCTGTTGTTTGGCTTCGCTATCAATACCGATGTCAGAGAGATACCGGTCAGTATTGTGGATAGCAGCCAAACTTACTTCAGCCGGGCTCTTGTAGACGCGCTGAAGGCGACTCAGGTGATCAGAGTAGTTCGACAGGATAGGCTCCCACAGGAAGCGGAAGAGGCACTCCGGAACGGAAAAGTCAGGGCTACCCTGATGATTCCATCTGACTTCAACCAGCGCCTGGACGATGGCAGAATACCCGCACAATGGCTGGTTGACGGCTCAGACCCCATGATCAGCTCAGCCATTATAAAGCTTCGGGAAATGCCATTCTCAGCCGTTGCAGGCATTCAGCCAGGGCCTTCGAGAGAGTTTTTTAGAGTTGCTCTTTATTACAACCCGGAGCAACGATCCGTCGTCAACACTGTTCCTGGTCTGGTGGGCGTGATTCTGACCATGACGATGATTATGTTCACTTCTGCCGCACTGGTACGTGAACGGGAAAGGGGTAACCTGGAACTGTTGATAGCGACACCCGTTCACCCGATAGAGCTGATGATTGGCAAAATCATTCCCTATATTTTTGCAGGTTTTATTCAGACCGGCATTATTATGTTGCTGGGTAACCTGATTTTTAATGTGCCCTTTGTCGGTAGTATTTTCCAAATGTTACTGGCTACCCTGCTGTTTATTTCTGCCAGTCTGACACTGGGGCTGATTATCTCCACCTGCGCGGAAACGCAATTGCAGGCTTCACAAATGACCATTTTCATTCTGCTGCCTTCCATTCTGTTGTCAGGGTTTATGTTTCCTTTTGAAGGCATGCCAATCGCTGCTCAATGGTTTTCCGAACTCTTGCCTGCAACCCACTATATGCGTTTGATGAGGGGTATTATTTTAAGAGGCGCAGAATTAGAGGGCATGACAACAGACGTTGCTTACCTGGTCGTTTTTACGATCGTTGGATTAGTGGTTGCGGCAAAACGATTTAAGAAGAGTCTGGATTAG
- a CDS encoding ABC transporter ATP-binding protein — protein sequence MAVDHLDLNIQEKTIFGFLGPNGSGKSTTLRMLTGLLTPSQGNIRVLGLDIPKQSEALRRRLGYMTQKFSLYDDLSVEENLKFMAQVFNLPGREVKNRIDSQLTTYGLDQRRKRMTCSLSGGQRQRLALAAATLHKPELLLLDEPTSAVDPENRRDFWETLFDLCDQGVTILVSTHYMDEAERCHNLAILEGGIKQADGSPKQLMADIQATVLEVDGDHLRQIREILAARSEILSSAQQGARLRVLVSNTISEPEVWLRSQWPEETKDRTIEKVRPSLEDVFVHCTRQRRQ from the coding sequence ATGGCCGTGGATCATCTGGATTTGAACATCCAAGAAAAAACAATTTTTGGCTTTCTGGGGCCTAATGGCAGTGGCAAGTCGACTACGCTCAGAATGTTAACCGGTTTGCTGACGCCCAGTCAGGGTAACATCCGTGTTCTGGGGCTGGACATACCCAAACAATCAGAAGCCCTTCGACGGCGTCTAGGGTATATGACCCAGAAATTCTCTCTGTACGACGATCTTTCCGTAGAAGAAAACCTGAAGTTCATGGCACAAGTTTTCAACCTGCCGGGCAGAGAGGTCAAAAATCGCATTGATAGCCAACTCACGACCTATGGTCTGGATCAGCGCCGCAAGCGTATGACATGCAGTCTCAGTGGCGGTCAGCGCCAGCGGCTTGCGCTTGCAGCAGCGACATTGCACAAGCCCGAATTATTGTTACTGGACGAACCGACCTCAGCGGTAGACCCTGAAAACCGCCGCGATTTCTGGGAAACACTTTTTGACCTCTGTGATCAGGGAGTCACTATTCTGGTGTCCACTCATTACATGGATGAAGCTGAGCGCTGCCATAACCTGGCCATTCTGGAAGGGGGCATCAAACAGGCCGACGGTTCCCCCAAACAACTCATGGCCGATATACAGGCCACGGTTCTTGAGGTGGACGGCGATCACCTTCGTCAGATCAGGGAGATTCTGGCAGCCCGATCAGAAATTTTATCCTCAGCCCAGCAGGGAGCTCGCCTCAGGGTTCTGGTCAGCAACACGATCAGTGAGCCTGAAGTCTGGTTACGAAGCCAATGGCCGGAAGAAACGAAAGACAGAACCATTGAGAAGGTGCGTCCCAGTCTTGAGGACGTATTTGTTCATTGCACTCGACAGCGGCGACAGTAG
- a CDS encoding HlyD family secretion protein translates to MLITAAALTLLLSGCFSSDSHQALGTLERDRVTLTATASELITDILIPEGNPVKTGQLILKLDDRKQQAAVAAALAETERARAYFNEMVKGARMEDIAAARASVGQIEARLVDADKTFQRNEVLLKRKLISQSRLDQARADRDALIAEKVNANEKLLGLLNGNRPEAIEQAEASMKKALANQFLEQRKLEDLSIYATRDSWLDSLPRHQGERVSAGSTLVILLLNEAPYARIYVPEPHKAAVHVGDHLTVHVDGVKKAFTGQVRWVSLDPAFTPHYALNERERSRLVYMAEVQLPETAADLPSGLPVQVDLPL, encoded by the coding sequence ATGTTAATTACAGCTGCCGCTCTGACACTCCTCCTTTCCGGCTGCTTCTCTTCCGATAGCCATCAGGCTCTGGGTACACTTGAACGAGACAGAGTGACTCTCACAGCCACCGCTTCGGAGCTGATTACAGACATTCTTATCCCTGAGGGTAACCCGGTTAAAACCGGTCAATTGATCCTGAAGCTGGATGATCGCAAACAACAGGCCGCTGTTGCTGCGGCCCTGGCCGAAACAGAGCGGGCACGAGCCTATTTCAATGAAATGGTCAAGGGAGCAAGAATGGAAGACATAGCAGCAGCCAGGGCCAGTGTCGGGCAAATTGAGGCCCGGCTGGTGGATGCCGACAAAACGTTTCAGAGAAACGAAGTACTGCTAAAGCGCAAACTGATCAGTCAATCGAGACTGGACCAGGCGAGAGCAGACCGGGATGCGCTTATTGCAGAAAAAGTGAATGCCAACGAAAAACTCCTGGGTCTGCTCAATGGCAATCGCCCTGAAGCCATAGAACAGGCAGAGGCTTCTATGAAAAAGGCATTAGCCAATCAGTTTCTGGAACAGAGAAAGCTGGAGGATCTGTCCATTTATGCGACAAGAGACAGCTGGCTGGATAGTCTACCCAGACACCAGGGCGAGAGGGTTTCAGCAGGCAGCACACTGGTCATCCTGCTGTTGAATGAAGCCCCCTATGCCCGAATTTACGTTCCAGAGCCCCATAAGGCTGCTGTACACGTAGGAGACCATTTAACGGTACATGTTGATGGCGTAAAGAAAGCCTTTACTGGCCAGGTACGCTGGGTATCCCTGGATCCGGCCTTCACTCCCCACTATGCCCTTAATGAAAGAGAACGTTCCCGACTGGTTTACATGGCCGAAGTACAACTTCCGGAAACCGCTGCCGACCTGCCATCAGGCCTGCCTGTGCAAGTGGACCTTCCCCTGTGA
- a CDS encoding Dyp-type peroxidase has protein sequence MSTPQSGITPEANTDACFLVLTIRQDADSLEQIRKTCALIPRLTEELSKQYPDARLSSTISIGSEAWDVLYKAGKPALLAPFKAVTEGDRAAPATQGDLLLHIRSNRRDINFILLHRAMDHFGQAVKIQEDETGFRYLDSRDLSGFVDGTENPQGDDRASVTLVGDEDQSFAGGCYIHTQKWVHLFKKWDKLAVPEQERVIGRTKEDNIEFSSEEKAPTAHVKRSNVKNSEGKSMEILRHSMPYGNASEGGLYFVSYCRTPAHFDKMMESMVKADSHGHYDHLMDYSQAITGCAFFAPSVEFLTSAE, from the coding sequence ATGAGCACACCACAATCAGGAATTACTCCAGAAGCCAATACCGATGCCTGCTTTCTGGTTTTAACTATCAGACAAGATGCAGACAGCCTTGAACAAATCAGAAAGACCTGTGCACTGATTCCCCGACTGACAGAGGAGCTCAGCAAACAGTATCCCGATGCAAGGCTGTCCTCCACAATCAGTATTGGCAGCGAGGCCTGGGATGTTTTGTACAAAGCCGGTAAACCGGCTCTTCTTGCTCCTTTCAAAGCAGTGACAGAAGGTGACCGCGCTGCACCTGCCACTCAGGGTGACCTGCTGCTTCATATCCGTTCCAACCGTCGGGATATCAACTTTATTCTGTTGCACAGAGCCATGGATCATTTTGGACAGGCAGTTAAAATTCAGGAAGACGAGACCGGTTTCCGTTACCTGGACAGCCGTGACCTGAGCGGATTTGTGGACGGCACCGAAAATCCCCAAGGCGATGACAGGGCCAGCGTCACTCTGGTGGGTGATGAAGATCAGTCGTTTGCCGGTGGCTGCTATATCCACACCCAGAAGTGGGTTCACTTGTTCAAAAAGTGGGACAAACTGGCAGTACCCGAGCAGGAAAGGGTGATCGGCCGCACCAAGGAAGACAACATTGAATTCAGTAGCGAAGAAAAAGCGCCCACCGCTCACGTAAAACGTTCCAACGTCAAGAACAGTGAAGGCAAAAGTATGGAAATACTCCGTCACAGTATGCCCTACGGTAATGCCAGTGAAGGCGGACTCTACTTTGTCTCCTACTGCCGCACTCCAGCCCATTTTGACAAGATGATGGAGTCCATGGTCAAGGCCGATAGCCATGGCCACTACGATCACTTGATGGATTATTCGCAGGCCATCACCGGATGTGCATTCTTTGCACCCTCAGTTGAGTTCCTGACATCAGCTGAGTGA
- a CDS encoding MATE family efflux transporter, with the protein MTHARFTQGSTMKHVIVMSLSNAAGITTLFFVDLLDLFFLSLLGEKYLAAAIGYAGTVLFITSALGIGLSIAAGALVSRSIGSHNRKKACQYQVNICFLVLLVSVTLAIIFWLLIPQLVALLGATGRVHELADNYLNIVIPSMPLVSLSMTLGAGLRAVGDARLSMTSSLSAGAVNAILDPILIFLLELSIEGAAIASVMARVTMFAISFYGIFYKHKLYSPFDLSLFSKDLKNILAITLPAIATNLAMPFSGAWMVRYMSQYGNSYVAGYSIINRLIPVAFGVIFALSGAVGPIIGQNFGARRMSRVRESLRNAILFTVYYVLVISVILFFLQDILIQVFRARGEAASLVSFFCDWIAISFLFTGTMFVANAAFNNLGKPGYSTLLNWGRATLGTVPFIWVASGYMGAYGVLVGQAAGGVLFSFIAVWLSFRTIDTIESKITRQDTIARLVTRQEETTACPFQPMSSECSQLAQMAEEGECEEARKSIR; encoded by the coding sequence ATGACCCATGCCCGCTTTACCCAGGGCTCAACAATGAAGCATGTCATTGTCATGAGTCTCAGCAATGCAGCGGGCATCACAACGCTCTTTTTTGTCGACCTGCTCGATCTGTTCTTTCTCAGTTTGCTCGGTGAAAAATATCTGGCTGCGGCTATTGGTTATGCGGGCACTGTCCTGTTTATCACATCTGCTTTGGGTATTGGTTTATCCATTGCCGCAGGGGCTCTGGTCTCCAGATCCATCGGCAGCCACAACCGGAAAAAAGCCTGCCAATATCAGGTGAACATCTGTTTCCTGGTGCTATTAGTCAGTGTCACGCTGGCCATCATCTTCTGGCTTCTTATTCCTCAATTGGTTGCTCTGCTGGGAGCCACCGGACGGGTTCATGAACTGGCCGACAATTACCTGAATATTGTGATTCCCTCGATGCCTCTGGTCAGCCTGTCCATGACACTCGGGGCCGGACTCAGAGCGGTTGGAGATGCCAGGCTCTCTATGACATCGTCACTCTCAGCCGGAGCTGTGAATGCCATTCTGGACCCCATTCTGATCTTTCTTCTGGAACTCAGTATAGAAGGGGCTGCCATTGCCTCGGTGATGGCTCGTGTCACAATGTTTGCTATTTCATTTTACGGTATTTTCTATAAACATAAACTTTACTCCCCCTTTGATTTGTCGCTTTTTAGCAAGGATCTCAAAAACATTCTTGCAATCACCCTCCCTGCCATTGCCACCAATCTGGCCATGCCTTTCAGTGGTGCCTGGATGGTTCGCTATATGTCACAGTACGGTAACAGTTATGTAGCAGGCTATTCCATCATTAACCGGCTGATACCTGTCGCCTTTGGTGTCATTTTTGCCCTGTCTGGTGCTGTAGGACCAATAATAGGCCAGAATTTTGGGGCAAGACGTATGAGCCGGGTCAGGGAGTCGCTTCGTAATGCTATCCTCTTTACCGTGTATTATGTCCTTGTGATTTCAGTCATACTGTTTTTCCTGCAGGACATTCTCATTCAGGTGTTCAGAGCCCGGGGTGAAGCTGCCAGTCTGGTGTCGTTTTTCTGCGACTGGATTGCCATCAGCTTTTTGTTTACAGGGACGATGTTCGTCGCCAATGCGGCTTTTAACAATCTTGGCAAGCCCGGATACTCAACCCTGTTAAACTGGGGCCGAGCGACACTGGGCACAGTCCCTTTCATCTGGGTCGCCTCTGGATATATGGGGGCTTATGGCGTTCTGGTGGGTCAGGCAGCCGGAGGCGTCCTGTTTTCATTCATAGCAGTCTGGTTAAGCTTTCGAACCATTGACACCATCGAAAGCAAGATTACCCGGCAAGACACTATTGCCAGGCTCGTGACCCGTCAGGAAGAGACCACAGCCTGCCCTTTCCAGCCGATGTCATCAGAATGTTCGCAACTGGCACAAATGGCTGAAGAAGGTGAGTGCGAAGAGGCCCGCAAATCTATTCGATAA
- a CDS encoding alpha/beta family hydrolase: MALQSNALAILDCFSMDLIWNRAETGSPLLVLAHGAGAAMDSDFMNQMADLLMTEGVSVVRFEFPYMQERRETGKKRPPDRQPKLLQCWLDVIGQIKNEYNGSLYVGGKSMGGRMASLLVSEMTDLSLSGVVCLGYPFHALGNQDSPRTEHLADFPLPMLVVQGSRDAMGDYATVQGYELSENIELHWLADGNHDLKPRVKSGFTHQQHMIEAAKKVSDFIKTKFTYTGLN, from the coding sequence ATGGCGTTACAATCAAATGCTTTAGCTATTCTGGACTGTTTTTCTATGGATCTTATCTGGAACCGGGCTGAAACCGGGTCCCCATTACTGGTACTGGCCCATGGTGCCGGCGCGGCCATGGACAGTGATTTTATGAATCAAATGGCTGACTTGTTGATGACAGAAGGTGTCAGTGTAGTGCGCTTTGAATTCCCTTATATGCAAGAGCGAAGAGAAACCGGTAAAAAAAGACCACCGGACAGGCAGCCAAAATTATTGCAATGCTGGCTGGATGTGATCGGGCAAATCAAAAACGAATACAATGGCTCCCTGTATGTTGGCGGTAAATCAATGGGTGGTCGAATGGCCAGCCTGTTGGTGTCTGAGATGACTGATCTTTCGTTGAGTGGCGTCGTATGTCTGGGCTACCCGTTCCATGCACTGGGTAACCAGGACAGCCCCAGAACAGAGCATCTTGCCGATTTCCCATTACCCATGCTGGTGGTGCAGGGCAGTCGGGATGCCATGGGTGATTATGCAACCGTTCAAGGCTATGAACTGTCAGAGAATATTGAGCTTCACTGGCTGGCGGACGGTAATCATGATCTGAAACCCCGGGTAAAATCGGGTTTTACTCATCAACAGCATATGATCGAAGCCGCAAAAAAGGTCTCTGACTTCATAAAGACAAAGTTTACGTATACTGGTCTGAACTAA
- a CDS encoding MATE family efflux transporter — MTSTVALYRRVWKFAWPAILSNISVPLLGLVDSGVLGHLSSDIYLAGVAIGSTLFTLLFWAFGFLRMGTTGLVAQALGQDDHQETRQWLAQSILLAVAIGVFLILLYRPLLDIALPLFNAAPQVAEQARIYFTTRILSAPAVLINYAIVGWLIGMHRPKGPMFILVLANGVNIILDLLFVLGLGMATRGAALATVIADYTSLVLGVWMVSQTLRGKSGSFARARILNPGTMRRLLLLNRHLFVRTLCLLATQAFFTAQGAQSGSHILAANALLLNMLLLISNGLDGFAHAAEALTGEALGQRKEDRFKQIVRVTGYCSLICAVLFFVTFSLVGQGIIGLLTDIPAVADTANTYLPWLAAMPLFAVWCYWLDGVFIGAVRTDMMQNTMLVATLIVFLPVWYVTRDMGNHGLWLAYSAFMLARSAGLAIVYRSLSRSGSWVR, encoded by the coding sequence TTGACCTCAACAGTAGCATTGTATCGGCGGGTCTGGAAGTTTGCCTGGCCTGCCATTCTTTCCAATATTTCGGTTCCCCTGCTGGGCTTGGTTGATTCTGGGGTCCTGGGGCATCTCTCCAGTGATATTTATCTGGCGGGTGTCGCCATTGGCAGTACATTATTTACACTGCTGTTCTGGGCTTTTGGTTTTCTTCGAATGGGCACCACCGGCCTGGTGGCTCAGGCCCTGGGTCAGGATGATCACCAGGAAACCCGGCAGTGGCTGGCCCAGTCGATCCTGCTGGCAGTTGCAATCGGTGTTTTCCTGATCCTTTTATACCGTCCTCTGCTGGATATTGCCCTGCCTTTATTTAACGCAGCTCCTCAAGTGGCCGAGCAGGCCAGAATCTATTTCACCACCCGAATACTTTCAGCTCCTGCGGTCTTGATTAACTACGCGATCGTCGGCTGGTTGATCGGAATGCATCGTCCCAAGGGGCCGATGTTTATTCTGGTACTGGCCAATGGGGTCAATATTATTCTGGATCTGCTGTTTGTCCTGGGTCTGGGAATGGCTACCAGGGGCGCAGCATTGGCGACAGTGATCGCTGATTATACCAGCCTTGTACTGGGGGTATGGATGGTCAGTCAAACCTTGAGAGGTAAGTCAGGAAGCTTTGCTCGGGCAAGGATTCTGAACCCGGGCACTATGCGCCGCCTGTTGTTATTAAATCGACACCTGTTTGTTCGCACGCTTTGTCTGCTTGCAACTCAGGCTTTCTTTACGGCACAGGGGGCCCAGAGCGGCAGCCATATTCTGGCAGCCAACGCTCTGTTACTGAATATGTTGCTGCTGATTTCCAATGGACTGGATGGCTTTGCCCATGCCGCCGAGGCACTGACCGGCGAAGCTCTGGGTCAGCGAAAAGAAGATCGCTTTAAACAGATTGTCAGGGTAACGGGTTATTGCTCGCTTATTTGTGCTGTTCTGTTTTTCGTCACCTTCTCGCTGGTGGGGCAGGGCATCATTGGTCTGCTGACGGATATTCCTGCTGTCGCAGATACTGCCAACACTTATCTGCCCTGGCTGGCCGCCATGCCATTATTTGCTGTCTGGTGCTATTGGCTGGATGGTGTGTTTATTGGTGCCGTGCGAACGGACATGATGCAAAACACCATGCTGGTGGCAACGTTAATCGTGTTCCTGCCGGTTTGGTATGTCACCCGGGATATGGGGAATCACGGCTTGTGGTTAGCCTACAGTGCCTTTATGCTGGCCCGCAGTGCAGGACTGGCTATTGTTTATCGATCCCTGAGTCGGTCCGGGTCCTGGGTCAGATAA
- the tusA gene encoding sulfurtransferase TusA: protein MSETIEINYELDTSGLLCPEPVMMLHNKVRDMKTGETVRVIATDPSTQRDIPKFCNFLDHELLSHEQLEKQYIYLIRKAGS from the coding sequence GTGTCAGAGACTATAGAAATCAATTATGAACTGGATACTTCGGGTCTGCTTTGCCCGGAGCCGGTCATGATGTTGCATAACAAAGTGAGGGACATGAAGACGGGAGAAACGGTCAGAGTTATAGCGACTGATCCTTCGACCCAGCGTGATATTCCCAAGTTCTGTAACTTTCTGGATCATGAGCTGCTGTCTCATGAGCAGCTGGAAAAACAGTATATTTACCTGATTCGCAAGGCTGGTTCCTAG
- a CDS encoding DUF5020 family protein, translated as MKLMKQAAIAATIAAASTGAQADILWSNVSATYLTGDGYLNAFSEQEGKSQVVTLEHAAAYTWGKSFSFVDRSFVEDDVDNDDTYGEVHIDFSLTGGEGFKDSVIKDVYLATQWEHAATVNLDNILLGGAIGWNVPGFIFLDTAVYYRANGKDSFDVELDDNFQFTTAWAVPFSLGSTKWLFDGFVDITNATENNSGEDVEMQIIAQPQLKLDVGHFFGKGGKYYAGIEYNYWKNKLGRDGQDQNLPQFIVQANF; from the coding sequence ATGAAGTTAATGAAACAAGCCGCTATTGCTGCAACTATTGCTGCTGCCTCTACAGGCGCTCAAGCGGATATCCTGTGGAGTAATGTCTCGGCAACTTATTTGACCGGTGACGGCTATTTGAATGCTTTTTCCGAGCAAGAGGGTAAATCCCAGGTAGTGACTCTCGAGCATGCTGCTGCATACACCTGGGGTAAGAGCTTTTCTTTTGTTGATCGTTCTTTTGTAGAAGATGACGTTGATAATGATGATACCTACGGTGAGGTACATATTGATTTTTCGCTGACTGGAGGTGAAGGCTTTAAAGATTCTGTTATCAAGGACGTTTATTTGGCGACACAGTGGGAGCATGCTGCGACGGTAAATCTGGACAATATTTTATTGGGTGGTGCAATCGGTTGGAATGTACCTGGCTTTATCTTCCTGGACACTGCCGTTTATTATCGTGCTAATGGCAAAGACTCTTTTGACGTTGAGTTAGATGACAATTTTCAATTTACTACAGCTTGGGCCGTGCCTTTTTCTTTAGGTTCAACTAAATGGTTATTTGACGGCTTTGTAGATATTACTAATGCTACGGAAAATAACTCGGGTGAAGATGTAGAAATGCAAATTATTGCACAGCCTCAGTTAAAACTGGATGTGGGTCATTTCTTCGGTAAAGGAGGCAAATATTACGCCGGCATTGAATACAACTACTGGAAAAACAAGCTTGGTCGTGATGGGCAGGATCAAAATCTACCACAGTTCATAGTGCAGGCAAATTTCTAA
- a CDS encoding protein kinase domain-containing protein, protein MQPTSSVTHGKGAQKQSPNSNNETTIALTKGYYVKRRLIGYGSYGNVYLAKNETESTNKDNFVALKIARRNGEIEIDTLSKLNPHKNIVNLLDFSISDHRVCLALELGDCSLDKLVGLWGREKVKLSIGQLDFLLTELLEAYKYIESKELLNNTDLSEGNVLYFKSENRLKLTDFGIDWDGSTTQSKIGNLVYYVLTRLSHNCDALPYEGKAAFCNVTCFKRIYFRPDFSYLDWKKDLDKKHIDLIINLSKGVFSIPEITTLLNNLSEKLELLPVPETLISGEDIKPHIDPRDME, encoded by the coding sequence ATGCAGCCAACTTCTTCAGTGACCCATGGAAAGGGAGCACAAAAACAATCCCCAAACTCAAATAATGAGACAACCATTGCTTTAACTAAAGGCTACTATGTAAAAAGACGTTTGATTGGTTATGGATCTTATGGAAATGTTTATTTAGCCAAAAATGAAACAGAATCCACAAACAAAGATAATTTTGTTGCTCTTAAAATTGCACGAAGAAATGGAGAGATTGAAATCGACACTTTAAGTAAGCTAAACCCTCATAAAAACATTGTAAATCTGTTAGATTTTTCTATTTCTGATCACAGAGTATGCTTAGCCTTAGAACTTGGAGACTGTTCTCTGGATAAACTTGTTGGTTTATGGGGTAGAGAAAAAGTAAAATTATCAATTGGACAACTTGACTTTTTACTTACTGAATTATTAGAGGCCTATAAGTATATTGAGAGTAAAGAATTATTAAATAACACTGATTTATCTGAAGGCAATGTTCTCTATTTTAAAAGCGAAAACAGATTAAAACTGACAGATTTTGGAATTGACTGGGATGGTAGTACAACACAATCAAAAATTGGGAATCTTGTCTATTATGTTTTAACCCGATTAAGCCATAATTGTGATGCTCTGCCTTATGAAGGAAAAGCTGCTTTTTGTAATGTAACATGTTTTAAAAGAATTTACTTCAGGCCTGATTTTTCATATTTAGATTGGAAAAAGGATTTAGATAAAAAACACATAGATTTAATTATTAACTTATCAAAAGGTGTATTTAGTATTCCAGAAATCACTACCTTATTGAACAATCTAAGTGAGAAATTAGAGCTTTTACCTGTGCCCGAGACATTAATCTCAGGAGAAGATATTAAACCTCATATAGACCCAAGGGATATGGAATAA
- a CDS encoding DUF3080 family protein, with amino-acid sequence MTLKVTVRSLALLLLITLAGCGYRSTAEYQLEEYEERISHVTGQPMPSATVSFPEMPPLRKRQYPLPDIRLKALEALNLLECPRLTQLIAHRNNSLGKQMQPSQLLHYEKKLIVELEDCTNYLQQRDKKAELRARLEAILQQKEAALPAAKWNMLLSGTELPSQLSGFQTLLPLHGDNGRQGTLEALNYLRFYLKDDRFSPPYDQQSLEMQLQQLTASHYSGQLLAAASAITNTLNRVSVMLEKSNNICPQGRRSVKIERLNNVFRLFYVDSIQPYMAKVVTEGKEWQSVILPLLIELPPAPDKAMKDYLLAITHSDYAFSVWHQLDKAILRHTRSWQKVLTECQMQPGQNPSN; translated from the coding sequence ATGACTTTGAAAGTAACTGTTCGCTCCCTTGCCCTGCTTTTGCTGATCACTCTGGCAGGCTGTGGTTATCGTTCCACAGCTGAATATCAGCTGGAAGAGTATGAAGAAAGAATCAGTCACGTTACCGGACAGCCAATGCCCTCTGCTACGGTCAGTTTTCCTGAAATGCCTCCGTTAAGAAAGCGTCAATATCCATTACCGGATATTCGTTTAAAAGCACTGGAAGCCCTGAATCTTCTCGAATGCCCCAGACTTACCCAGCTCATTGCACACCGCAACAACAGTTTAGGTAAACAGATGCAGCCTTCCCAGCTGCTGCACTACGAAAAAAAGCTGATCGTCGAGCTGGAAGACTGCACAAACTATTTACAGCAGCGGGATAAAAAGGCAGAACTAAGAGCCAGATTGGAAGCTATCCTTCAGCAGAAAGAAGCTGCGTTGCCCGCAGCCAAATGGAACATGCTGCTGTCTGGAACTGAACTGCCAAGCCAGTTGAGCGGCTTTCAGACCCTGCTTCCGCTCCATGGAGATAATGGCCGTCAGGGAACACTGGAAGCACTAAACTATCTGAGGTTTTATCTGAAAGATGACCGTTTTTCTCCTCCCTACGATCAACAGTCTCTGGAAATGCAACTGCAACAATTAACCGCTTCTCATTACAGTGGTCAACTACTGGCTGCTGCCTCGGCTATTACTAACACCCTCAACCGTGTTTCAGTGATGCTGGAAAAGAGCAACAATATCTGCCCACAAGGTCGGCGCTCTGTAAAAATAGAACGACTCAACAACGTCTTCAGACTTTTCTACGTCGACAGTATCCAGCCCTACATGGCCAAAGTCGTTACAGAAGGGAAAGAATGGCAATCTGTCATCTTGCCTTTACTGATTGAACTGCCACCTGCTCCAGACAAGGCCATGAAAGACTATCTATTGGCCATTACCCATTCGGATTACGCCTTTTCAGTCTGGCATCAATTAGACAAGGCCATTCTGCGCCATACCCGAAGTTGGCAAAAAGTACTGACTGAATGCCAGATGCAACCCGGACAAAACCCTTCGAATTAA